The DNA window CGCTGGCCTGGACCGTGGTGACCGACGACCCGGACCGTCCCGGCAACCCGGTGCTGTTCTCCGGCAACGTCAACAACACCGACGCTGCGGCGGTCACCCCGGTGACCGTGCCGACCGCCGACCCGACGTTGCGCTTCGTCGCCAAGTACGGCGCGGAGCTGGGCTTCGACTACGGCTACGTGGTGGTCTCCACCGACGGTGGCGCCACCTACACGGCGGTCGCCGGCGACAAGACCATCGACGGTCCGCTCGGCCCGGCGCTCAACGGCACCACCGACGGGTTCGAGCCGCACAGCTTCGACCTGTCCGCGTACGCCGGGAAGAACATCCTGCTCGGCTTCCGCTACGTCAGTGACGGCGGCGTCAACGAGGGCGGCCTGCTCGTCGACGACGTCACGGTCGGTGGCACCACGGTCAGCGACGGCAGCAGCCTCGCCCCGTTCGACTCGCCCACCGAGATCAAGCCGATCGCCGTCGCCAACTGGAACGTGCGGCTCATCGGCCTGGACGAGAAGCACTCGCTGGCCTGGCAGTTCGAGTTCGACGGCAAGTCGAGCCTGACGCTCAACCGGCTCCAGCTCGCGCTGCTCGCGCTGTTCCCGAAGGTGGTCGCCGTGGTCGCCTACGACGAGCCCACCGAGCAGGTCCAGCAGTACGCCCCGTACACCCTGAAGGTCAACGGCGTGGTGCAGAAAGGCGGGGCCCCCTCTTAACGCCTCCGGTATAGGAAGGGCCCCCTATTAACAACCTGCCCCGCCCGAGCACCCGCAGACGGTGCTCGGGCGGGGCCGTTTGCGGGTAGAACTGGCGGCATGAGTGAAGCGCCGGTGCTGCACCTGGTCGTCTGCGCCGCTCCCCCGGCCCAGCGGGTCGGCGAACTCGCCGAGCTGCTCGCCGCCGACGGCTGGCGGGTCTGCCTGATCGCCACCCCGACCGCCGCGAGCTGGCTCGACCGCGACGCGCTCGCCGCGCAGACCGGTCATCCGGTACGCGCCGAGTGGCGCCGTCCCGGCGACCCCGAACCGCACCCGCCGGCCCACGCCGCCGCGGTCGTGCCGGCGACCTTCAACACGCTGAACAAGTGGGCGACCGGGGCGAGCGACACGCTGGCCCTGGGCGTCCTCAACGAGCTGCTCGGCACCGGCCTGCCGATCCACGTCTTTCCCCGGGTGAACGCCGCGCTGTCGGCGCATCCCGCCTACGCGCCGAACTTGAAGTTACTGCGGGACGCGGGCGTGGTGGTGCACGACGGGGACGTGCTGCGTGCGCCGGAGGAGATGACGCCGAGCCGCTGGGCAGCCGTGGTCGACGCGCTGCGCCCTGCCAGGCGGCCTACGACTGGTCCCGTCGAGTGGTAAGTCGCCGCGCCAGGTAGCCGCCGGCCAGAGCCAGGCCACCGCCGAGGAGTACACCCCGCGCGAGGTGCACGGCAGGACGGTTGGGCAACGGGTCGCCAGGTGCCGGGCGGGCAGCCGCCGCATCGGCTGCCGGACCCGCCGTGACAGCCATCTGATAGCGCCGGTCCATGACCAGCGTGAAGCGCCGGGCACGGCGCGACGTCTCGGCCTTCATCCGCGGGCCCCTCGCCTCCGCCCAGAAGCGTCGCCCGGCGGCGCCCTTGAAGAACTGGTCGGCCAGCACCTCGAGGTGGGGCTCGCTGAGCGTGTCCACCTCCCACATGAGCTGCCAGTGGGTCACGATCAGATTGCTGTAGACGTGCTTTCGGAACCAGCCCAGATCGGTCGACTCCTCGATCGGGCCCCAGCACTCCAACAGGTCGGGGTCGTCGATGGCCATCTTGAGCAGGTCGGTGTGCAGCGCCCGGAGGGCCTGCTCCCGAGCCGCCTTGGCCTCGCGCGCCTGCACGATCAGGGAGACGACCACCCCGATGAGCGCAAGGGCGGCGAGGATAGCGGAGGCAGCGCCGTATGCCTGGCCGACGTTGCCGAGCAGGGGCCAGTCGTAGCCGGGACGGTCACCGATCCAGAGCAGGCCGAGCGGGGTGAGGAGCACCGCGACGAGGACGGCCAGCACGGCGAGCAGGAGTGCGGTGGGCGTTGCCGACCGGCGAGCGAGGCTGGTGACCATCCGCAGTCCGGGCACGCCTGCCTCCAGGGTCGCTGGTGCCGGCAGGCTACTACAGGTGGGATGTGGAGGGCGTCCGGCCGTCGACCTCCCGATAGAAGAACGATTCGAACGGCTCAGCCTCGTCGAGCAACGCCAGAATCCGGGATCGGCAGCCCTCGACGACCCTGGGTTCGACGGCCTTCTCCGCACCGACCGGAAGCCCTGTCTCGTCGTAGCGGACGTCGTAGACGGCGCGGCTGCCGGCCACCATCAGCTCCGGTATCCGGCCGTGCGCCCGCTCCGTCTCCGACACCGCCCCGGCGTCGAGCACGCGGATCCGCTCCCCCGCCTCGGCGCGGAAGCGGAGGAAGTTCAGCTCCCAGATCAGGTACGGCGTGAGAGGAAGCTCCACGATCCGCAGGCGGTGCAGCCCGGAGCCCAGTGTGTCGAGACGGGCGAAGAACTGCACCAACTCGGGATTGGGCTGGGCGGCGATCCGCAACGCCTCGTCCCACCGGCCGGCGGCGAATGCCTCCCAGCTCGGGCTGCCCGGCTCGCGGAACGTCTGGAGCCGCTCGGTCTTGAGGATCGTCCCGTCCACGGTTTCCACCGTGGCGTAGAAGTCGGCCTCGTACTCGGGCAGGCTCATCCGTTGCGCGGAAGCCGCCCGCAGAACGTCACGCATCCGGGATGTCCGGCTTGGCGGCACGGATCATGCTGCGCGGGATCACGACCAGCCGCTCGTCCTGGCCGACGCTAACCCCGTCCGGCAGGCGCCCGTCGTACGCGTCCGTGAGGTCGCGGCCGATGACTGCCACGTCGCCGTTGGAGAGTTCCCAGATGTCGGGGCAGGTGGTGGTGCCGCCGCTCTCGCCCAACTCGGCGGCGGACCGCCCGAGCCGCCGGGCGAAGGTCGCCGCCGGTTCCGCTTCCCATCGACCAGCCATCGTCAACTCCTCGGAGTAACGGGTCGAGCACTCAGAATAGCTAGGGCCAGCGAACGGCCGCGCATGGGTTTTCGCAAACTGAAGTAGATCTCCGATGGTCAGCGGGTCCGGGGCGCCTGACGGTTGAAGCGGGGTCGCAGCGCCAGGACCAGCGCTTCCTTCGTACCCTCGGGGTTGTCGGTCTCCTGCCAGCGGACCTCGCACCGCCCCAGCCACCCGGCGATGTCGCCGCGGGTCGCGGCCCTGCCCGGCGTATCGAGGAGCTGGCCGACCTGGTCGTGCAGCACCGACGAGTCGCGGTCGCCGGTGTAGCCGACGTAGGCGACCACGCCGCCGTCGAGCACCAGGTGCACGCCGGGCGCGGCGGGCGCGCCGGCGACGACATCCTTGGTGTACGGCTGGGGCGGCGTGAACCGGGCCAGCGGGTCTTCGGTGTGCGACACGCGACGGACGGTACCGGCGCCCGGGTCATCGCGTGACCCTGCACGGCTCGGCGTGACGGAGCGCTCACCCCGGGTTCAGCAGGTGGTCGAGGCCGGTCATGGTGGACTGGAAGTCGACCCGGTCGGCGGCGTGGAACCGGCGGAAGAACCAGTCGGGTACGCGGGGCTGGCCGCAGCGGGTGCGGAACAGCAGGTCCTGCACCTGCCGGGCCAGTCCGAGAAGGTCGGTGGCGGCCGACGGGTCACGGATGGCCGAGGTGATGTGGTCGTGGAGGACGGCGGTGGCCCGGTCGCGTTCGACGGCGACATCGCGTTGCCCGCGGTAGATCTCGACGCCGAGCAGCAGCGCGCCGAGCGACGGCACGAACCAGGCGAGCAGCAGGTGGGCGACGGTCAGGCCGGCGAGCACGCCGTAGACGACGCCGGTCGCCGCCCAGGCGGCCACGGCGGCGAGCACGGTGTACGCGTAGCGGCGGCGCAGCCGGGCGCCCCAGCCGAGGCTCTGTTGCTGGCAGGCGAGCACGTCGTAGGGCGCGGGGAGTTCCGGGATCTCGTAGTAGTCGCGCAGGTAGCGTTCGGTGCCCCGGAACGCGCGGTCGAGCCGGCTGATCTCGGGCGCGGTGACGCGCTTCCCGGCCGCGACCTCGTTCCAGGGCAGGCCGAACAGGTCGACGTCGAACATCTCCTGGATGGTGGCGGCCCGCCGGAGTTGCCCGCGGGACCAGGTGGCGAGCCCGAACGCGTTGACGACGGCCCAGAGCGCGCCGAGCGCGGTGACGGCGGTGGCCGACACGCCGATGAAGGCGACTACCGCGCCGGCGCCGGCGATGACCACGGAGACCGAGGTACGCAGCGCGTCGAGGCGTTGGGCGCGGCTGTGGCAGACCGACATGGCCCGCAGCAGCGCCATCATCGTCGGCTCGGTCTGCCGTCTGAGCAGGGAATCAGTCCGGTCCGTCACGCCGTCCTCCCGGTCCCCCGCACCGAGAATACATTCAATACCTTGGATCTCACACCGGGTAGTCGATTGTTACCGGTCGGCGCGAGAGCGGTTTCCGAAAAGTAAGGTTTCTCCCCGGGCGTCGAGTACCACCGGCTTCGTCGGAAGTTCCGGGTAGATTTCGACCCACGCGACCAGCGCACCTCCCGGCGGCCACACCCTCGGTCACCAGCGCCTTCCCATCCCTTCAGGCCAGAAGGTTCATACCACTATGGACGACCCCCCAGGTGACAGACCGGTGTGGCTCCAGCGGGACGACCCGCTGGTGTGGGAGGCGCTGGAGCGGTGGACGGCCGGCCACGGCACGGTCGAGGTGCTGTCGCGGCACGGCCCGATGTGCGGCTACAGCGGAGCGCGGCTGTTCGTGGTCAAACTGAACAGACCGGCGGGCCTGGGCCGCACGAGCAGTCACAAGCTGCTGGTCAAGGTCCACCCGGCCGGCGGCGGCCAGCGGCCGGAGGTGAGCCGGCACGCTCAGGCACGGGCCGACGCGCCCGGCTTCGCCGAGCGGCACATGGTCGAGCAGCACCACGGCTCGTACCCGGTGGCCGACGGCCGTCAGCTCTCCTTCCAGGACGTCGCCAACGGCGGCGATCCGGTCCGCACGCTGGACGAGATCGAGGACGACGACCAGCTCGTCGAGGCATTCCGCAAGGTCGTCGAGGTCCTGCTCGACGACTGGAACGGTGGGACCGCGCCCGTCGGCCGGTCGACCGCGCCCACCACCGTGCGGGAGTACGTCAGACGCGAGTTGGCGGTCACCGGGGCGCTGTCGGAGGTGACCGCCGCGGCCGGCCGGCTCGGCCTGGGCGATCTGAGCGGCACGCAGGTGGTCGTCGACGGCCGGAGGCTGCCCAACCCGCTGCGCCTCACCGAGGGCGGCGGGCCCCACGGTGACCTGCGCGTCGAATACCTGACCGGCCTGACACACGGTGATGCCCACGGGGGAAACGTCCTCTTCGCGGTGCGACCTGACGGCACCGTCTGCCCGAACACGTTCACCCTGATCGACTTCGACAGGTACGAGATCGACGCCCCGCTGACCCGTGACCTGGTGGCGCTGCTGCTCGCCACGGTCCTGCGCTGGGTGGCGCCCCGCCCCGGCCCGGACGGGCAACGACCGCAGGGCCTGCCGCCGAAACAGGCCGACGCTCTGCTGACCTGTCTGGTCCACCCCGACCGGCCCGAGCCGAGCAGCCTGCCGCCCGCACTGGCCCGGCTGGTACGCCTCACCTACGAGGCCGGTCGGCGGTATGCCACGTCCGGGAACTGGCGGCGGGAGTGGGGCCGGCAGTGGCGGCTGTCGCTGATCTCTCAGGCGCTCACCGCCGTCACCCTCGACAACCTCGGGCCGGAGGGCCACCGTTGGGGCTTCCGCCTGGCCGCCTACGCGACGAAGGCGCACCACGAGGACACGGCGACCGAGGCGCCCCCGAGGGTCGACCAGTCGTTCCTCGGCGACGACACGCCGGTCGTCGACCTGGCCCCGCCTTCGTGGCACGCGCCCGCACAGCGCGGGCACGAGGCGCGTCGCTTCCGCGAGTCGGCCCCCACCGGTGGCGACGGGGAGCGCGCCGGTCGGCCGTACGTCGTGCGGCCGGTCGGCGGGACGCGGGGCCGGCACGTCGCGGCGACCGCCGGCACGTGGCCTCGCCGGCGCCGGCTGGTCCTGCCCCTGACACTCGTCACCGCGCTCGGCAGCCTGGTGGTGTACCTCGTGGCGGAGGGCGCGTCGGACCAGGGCGGCCGGCCGCCGATAACGGTGCTGCCGCCCGGTCGGGCCGAGACGTCGCCCGGCCGTGGCGGCCCACGCGAACCGGCGCCCCCGGAGCCGGTGGACCCCGGCCCGAAGCTCGGCCAGATCGCCGACCGGGTGGCCCGGCGGACGGAGCCGCCGCGCCAGGGCCGGTACGCGTTCACCTGCCTACGCGTCTGGTCGCCAGAGAATCTCGTGCCCGGTTCGGACGACCCGACGCGCTATCGCGAGGAGTGGCTCTGGTGGACCCGGGAGCGGTCCGGCCGGCAGACCGTCCATGCCGTCGACGGCGGCCGGCGGTCGCAGCCGCAGGACGTCCGGTACGACCGGGGCGACCTGACCGACGTGCCGCCGGACCCGTCGGTGGACCTGGCCGAGCTGCGGGCGCAGGTGGACGAGGTGGTGCGGCAGATGCCGCCGGAGCTCCGCAACGCGGCCGGCACGCTGGAGGTGGTCTCCTGGATCTACCGGTTCCGGCCGCTGACCGCTCCGCAGCGTGCGACGCTGCTGCGGCTGCTCGCCGACACCGACGGCATCGTCCAGCAGGGCCGGTACCCGGACCGCGCCGACCGGTACGGCTATGCGATCAGCGCGGTCGACGGCGCGGGCCGGCGGGAGACGCTCCAGTTCGACGAGGAGACCGGGCGACTGCTCAGCCACCAGACGACGAGCACCGACGACTTCCTGGTCAGCTACTACCTGTTCCTGCACAGCGACCGGACCGACACCATCGCCGACGCGCGATGCGGCGACCCGGCGTCGGTCAGCATCTACGGCTGACGTGTGTCGCCCAGTCCCGCCAGGGCGCGGCGTCGGCGCGGACCGGATTGCCGAGGCCGACGCTGAACAACGCCATGTCGTTGTAGTAGAACGTCGCCGAGCCGCTGGACATGTTGTAGTGCGCGGACCCGATCCGGAACTGCCACTGCCAGGTGGCGAGGTCCTGCCGGCCGCAGGAGGAGAGCTTGCCCCGGGGGTAGCCGAGGTTCGGCCGGTCGTAGAAGCAGAACCAGCCTCGGGGGCAGTCGGCCAGCGCGTAGGCGCCGGCCGGCGCGCGCAGCGTGACCAGCAGTGCGCCGCCGCCGTAGCTGATCTCGTCGGCGCCGACCGGCACCCCACCCGGGTGGGCCGCCAGGTAGTCGGTCATCTCGCGGTTGACGGCGGCCATCCCCGGCGACGGAACGGGCACGGCCGCCGCGATCAGGAAGCCGCCGAGGACGGCGGCCACCACCATTCTGTACGCCCGGAAAAATGCCATGCCACGCCCCCCGAAGACAGTTACCGCGGCTTCTGTCCAAACAGAATAGGAAGGCGTCTTCCCTGATCACCAGGCCCCGCGTCGCACAAGTTGGCTGCCGCGCCGATATTCCGGCACCACTCAGTCGATGGAATTTCCAACGCTGGAACATTCTGATTGCCAATTGCGCAGCGCGGTTTTGATCCGGCGGTTCTCGGCGTTCACCATGCCGAGCTGACGCGACCGCTCGGCCAGCTCGTAGGCGAGGCGGTGCAGGACGGCGTCGACGTCCTCGACGCGGTATCCGCGCCGCAGCCGCGACGTCAGCGGCAGCTCGATGGCCTCGATCCGGCCCGAGGTGAGCGGCCCGGCCAACGCGTGCCGGCTGCGGTAGACGGCCATCACCGGTCCCCGATCACCGGCAGGTGCAGCCGCCCGGCGGGCACCCCGGCGAGGCTCAGCCAGCGTCGGGCGGCGGCGAGCATGGCGGGCGGGCCGCAGACGTGCACGTGCTGGCCGGGCCGGTGGTGGTAGGTCGCCAACGCGATCGCGGTGCCCTGCTCCGCCGGCTCGGCCTCGGGGTCGTCGGAGAACGCCGGCACGATCCGCAGCCAGTCGTGGGCCTGCTGGAGCTTGTCCAGCGCGACCGCGTCGTACAGGTCGGCGAACGTGCGGGCGCCGACGATCAACGTGACCCGCCGCCCGCCCGGCGCCTCGGCGACCTGTTCCACCAGGGCGCGCAGCGGCGCCAGCCCGGTGCCGCCGGCCACCAGCAGCAGGTCGCCTCCCCCGTCCACCAGCTCCAACCCCGAGTCCTGCGGCGCGCCGAGGTGCAGCAGCTCACCGGGGCGTACCTCGTCGACCAGGCTTCGCGAGACGCCCCCGGACGCGACGGCGCGGACATGGAGTTCGACCGTGCCGTCCCGGCGGGGGACGTTTGCCGGCGACAGCCACCGCCACCGCCCCGGCCGGCGCGGCGTGCACACCGGCAGCGCCTGGCCGGCGCGGTGCGGCAGCCGCCGCCACGGCCGTACCGTCAGCACCGCCACGCCCTCGGCGGCGCGGTCGTGGTCGATCACCTCGACCGGCCACCAGGCCGGGCCGTCCCCCACCCGCGCGGCGGCCCGCTCGACCAGCCGCCACGCCCGCCACCAGCCCATCCCCGGCGCGGGCAGCAACGCGCCGCCGACCGCCGCCGCGTGCCAGGGCCGCAGCCCGAACCTCCGGTACGCGCACCCGAGCACCCGCAGCAGCGCCAGCCGCCCCGCCCGGTCGTCGCCGCCCTCCAGCAACCGCAGCAGGGACGCGTGCAGCAGCGGCGCGTCCCGCTCCGGCAGCAACCCCGGGCAGCGATCCTCGACCACCGCCCAGAACCGGCCCGCCTCCTCGGTCACCGCGCCTCGCCCGCGCCGAAGCCGGCCGCGCGCAGCGTGCCGTGACCCCACCGGGCCAGGCGACGCGGGTATAGCACGCGCTCGCTGCGGCACAGCCGGCCCTGCGGCCAGCGCTCCGGCACGTGTACGCGCACGGCCAGCTCGGCGAGGAGCAGATCCTCGTCGGTGACCGGGGTGCGGTCGGGGAAGTCGGCGAGTACGGCGGACATCGGTGGGCGCCTCCGGGGTCGGGCTTCTGTCGTGGAGTGGCGCCGAGGCGGGCGGGGTCGGCGGATCGCCGCGATCGGGGGACGCGGCACCGCCGGAGCCCGGCACCCGCCCCGGGCCATAGGACCAGCCTCGGATGAGAGGGGATGAGGAACTACAGCGTCGAAGGAGCCCGTATGACGCAGAAATGAGGCATCCACCGCCCCACGATCTCGACGCGCGGTGACTACATTGACGACGGAGCGGAGGGAGGTCCGAGCGTGGCCCTGAAGCGGCAGCGGCTCTGTCAGCGGCGTAAGGCTCTCGGGTTCAGCCAGGAACGTCTCGCTGACACCGTCGGCGTGGAGCGGTCCACCGTGGTGCGGTGGGAGAACGCCGAGACGGACCCGCACCCCTGGCACAGAACCCGGATCGCCTTCGCCTTAGGCGTTACGCTCGAACAGGTCGACGACATGCTCGCCGACGTGTCAGTGGCCAAGCGCCGAGGACAAGCCATGGCAAACAGCAATCAGGACCACGACGCCAGCAGCACCGCCGCTGCCCGGCCGGAGCTTCTCAGCGACGTGCGGAGCTTCCTGACCGACTACCTCACGCCGCCGACCCAGCCAGTCCAAACCCTGGCCCACCTTCGACGCTCCATCCGACGCATCCACGATCTCTACCAGCGAGCGAGCTACACATCCGCTGCCCGCCTTTTGCCAGACGTACTGCGTCAGGCAACCGCATTGTCCGATTGCCCGGCAGGGCCCGACCGTAGAGACGCCTGTCGGCTTCTCGCCGCCGCCTATCTCGCAGCGGCCAAGCTCGCCGCCAAGGTCGGTGATGGAGAGACCGCCCTGCTCAGCGCCGACCGAGCCGCGAACGCCGCCAGGCTCAGCGACGACAAGGCCCTCGTCGCGATCGCGGCGTACCAAGCCGCCTGCGGCCTCCTGCGGATGCCGGGTCGAGCCGCCGAGGCCGAGGAAATCACGCGCAGCAGCATCGACCGCCTAGCCGCGAGTGGTTCGACAGCCGACCCCGACCTGCTGTCCGCCCATGGTGCGCTGCTCCTCCTCGCGGCCGTCATGTCCGCCGGACAGGGCAACACCAAGGAATCCGCTCAGCACCTGTCACAGGCGGAGCGGCTGGCCGCAGACCTCGGCACGGAACAGAACCGGTTATGGACCGCCTTCGGCCCGACGAACGTCGCCATCCATTCGGTCTCCGCCGCCGTCCACTCACGGAGAGCCGATCAGGCCCTCGAAGTTGGCTCGCGCCTCGACACGTCACGGCTGCCCGCCGTCATCGTGGGACGACGCGCTCAGGTGCACATCGACCTGGCCGCAGCGGCGTTCATGTCGACCACCGACAGGCCCACCGCCGTACTGCATCTCCTCGAAGCCGAGCGGGTAGCCGCAGAGGCGGTGTACGCCAACGTGCAAGCACGAGCAGTCTTGCTCGACCTCATGACCAGGGAGCGGCGAGCGGCGACGCCCGGGCTGCGCCCGCTGGCAGAGCGAGCAGGCTTACTCGCTTGAAGCGCCGGAGACCCGGAGCCTGTCAAGTCAACTGAGACATTTTCTTGATTTTGTTTAGCTTTGTGCTGCTGGTTGGTTGGGCACGGGCGAGGCGGTGGTCTGTTCGGGGTCGCTGTTGTCGGGTTTGTTGATCCATGCCCGGTCCGGGAGGCGGGGCGGGCGTGGACGGCGGCGGCCGAACCGTTGCGGGTGCGCTGCCCAGGCCGCGTCGAGGGTCTGTTGCCGCTGTTCACGGATCTGCCCGGCGGTGCCGTGATGCACCGATGCCGGGGTGTGCAGGCCGACCCCGGAGTGCCGGTGCTCGTGGTTGTAGTAGGTGTAGAACGCCTCGCAGTGCTGCCGGGCGTGCTGGATCGACCCGAACCGCTCGGGAAACGTCGGGTCGTACTTCAACGTCTTGAAGCTCGCCTCGATGTACGGATTGTCGTTCGATGTCTTCGGACGGCTGTGGCTACGGCCGATCTTCAGATCGGTCAGCAGCTGGGTGACGGTCTTGCTGGTCATCGCGGCGCCACGGTCGGCGTGCACGGTCAACTGATCGGCATCGACGCGTTCGCGGGCGGCCGCGTCAGCGATCAGCGCCTCGGCGAGCTGGCCGTCCTCGTGCGCGGCGACCAGGTGCCCGACGACGTAACGGGACCAGATGTCGATCACGGTGTAGAGGTGGAACCAGACGCCCTTCTGCGGGCCGCGCAGCTTGGTGATGTCCCAGGACCAGACCTGGTTCGCCGCGTCGGCCACGAGTTCGGGTTTGGTGCGGGCCGGATGGCTGGCCTGGCTGCGGCGTTCGCCGCTCTGCCCGGCAGCCCGCAAGATCCGGTACATCGTGGACTCCGAGCACCACCAGCGGCCCTCGTCGAGCTCGCGGGCCCACACCTGCGCCGGCGCCAGATCTTGGTACTCGGGCCGGTTTAGCAGTTGCAGCACCTGCTCACGTTCCGCCTCGGACAACGCCGACGGCGGTGGCCTGCGCGCGGTCCGCGGCCGTGAGATTAGCGGTGGTACGCGGTGCCGGTAGAGCGTCGCGCGGGAAACACCGGTCAGCCGGCAGGCCCCGGCGATGCCCCACGCCGGGGTCAGCGCCTGCTGTGCCTCGGCGAGGACGGGTTCGGCATCGGCGCGGAATCCGCGCTCTCGGAGAGCAGTTCCAAGAGCGCGTGCGCTTTTCCCATGATCTGCAACGCGGTCTCAGTCTTGGCCAGCTTGGCCTGCAAGCGGGCGTTCTCCCGCTGAAGACGGGCAAGTTCGGCGCTCTCGGCCTTCTTCGCTGCCCGCGCGGCCGATTGCCGCCGGTCCGTCAAGCCGGCCGACGCTCCGGCGTCTCGGGCCTTGCGCCAGTCGAGAATGTGTGACCCGTACAACCGTTCCCGGCGCAGAATCGCCCCGCGAGCCGCCGCGTCCGGCGCCGCGTCGTACTCGTCCAGGATCCGCGCCTTGAACTCTGCGGTGAATGTCCGCCGCTGGGGCCGGGCGTCCGGATCCAGGCTCTCGTGGGGCTTCGACGTTATGCTAATGATCTCTCCTCAGGACCGTCCAGGAAGAGTATCCCCTGGTAGACGGGCTGTCTCACATCAGCGTGACAGGGAGGGACCCGTCATGGGCGCGTGGATCGCAATCTGCGCCCGGCCGCGAGCCGTTATGCCAACGGTCACGGCGCGATGGGTTACTGGTAGACATGGTTAGCCTTGGTCGTGGGGGCGGAAAGTTCACTTGACCGAGGTGACAGACGTGATGACCCGATCCGACGACGGCGGTCTCCTGCCGAAGGATGGCTCCAAGGTCTGGGTTACCACAGCCCAGGGATCGCATTTGCGAGGACGGCGTACACGGGACACAGCTCCCGAGATGGCGTTGCGCCGCGCCGTGCACGCTCTCGGTTTCCGGTTTCGCCTGGGGCGAACCCTGTTCAACCGGTGCCGGCCGGACCTCGTGTTTCCCGGTCCACGCGTCGCGGTGTTCGTAAACGGATGCTTCTGGCACGGATGTCCACAACACGGACCCTCCCGGTTCCGGGGTCCCAATGCTGAGAAGTGGGAAACAAAGATCGCCACGAACAGGGCCCGTGATCAGCGGGTCGACAACGAGTTGGTCGAGGCCGGTTGGCAGGTGATCAGGGTGTGGGAGTGCGAGGTGCGCCGGGAGGCTGGGGAGGCGGCGCATCGGGTTGCTGTCGAGGTGCGTGGCCGGTCGCGCGCGGCCACCACCCGCCAGAGTCTGGTCGGCCCGACGGCTGTTGGTCAGCACCCCGCTGCTGGATAACTTTGGCTACCTCCCGTATGCCGGCACTGCACGGCCTATCGCGAGTCGAAGTGCGATCCCGCCTGCTGTCCGTCACATCTCCTCGACCGAGCGGTTCAACCTGGCCGCACCGGCGCACTCCGTCGTACCCCTGTTCTAATCTGGCTGGCATGCGGGAAGCGCGGCGTCGCACGTGGGGGTGTCACGCTGATCCCCCGCCGACGAAGACCGGGGTTGGCAAAAAGCCCCTCCCAGTTCGGGTAGGGGCGCTCGCGCCTGCTTCCGCGCCACAGGTAGGTTTCTGGCGCACCGGTGTGCGTCCCGCGGGGTGGGTTGCGGAGGAGTATGACATCCTGGTCCCCGTCATCGTTTTCGACCGTAGGAGGCGTCGTGAGCGCTCGGAACCTCTACAGCGTGGCGCCGTCTGCTGCGCGGTTGACCGACTCGCTGCGCGACATCGGTTACGACTTTCCGACCGCGGTGGCCGACGTGGTGGACAACAGCGTCGCCGCGGGTGCGAATCGCGTCGAGATCGACATCGTGTTCGACGGCTCCGACTCGTGGGTGATGGTCGCCGACGA is part of the Micromonospora sp. WMMD980 genome and encodes:
- a CDS encoding helix-turn-helix transcriptional regulator, producing MALKRQRLCQRRKALGFSQERLADTVGVERSTVVRWENAETDPHPWHRTRIAFALGVTLEQVDDMLADVSVAKRRGQAMANSNQDHDASSTAAARPELLSDVRSFLTDYLTPPTQPVQTLAHLRRSIRRIHDLYQRASYTSAARLLPDVLRQATALSDCPAGPDRRDACRLLAAAYLAAAKLAAKVGDGETALLSADRAANAARLSDDKALVAIAAYQAACGLLRMPGRAAEAEEITRSSIDRLAASGSTADPDLLSAHGALLLLAAVMSAGQGNTKESAQHLSQAERLAADLGTEQNRLWTAFGPTNVAIHSVSAAVHSRRADQALEVGSRLDTSRLPAVIVGRRAQVHIDLAAAAFMSTTDRPTAVLHLLEAERVAAEAVYANVQARAVLLDLMTRERRAATPGLRPLAERAGLLA
- a CDS encoding IS3 family transposase, which encodes MTPAWGIAGACRLTGVSRATLYRHRVPPLISRPRTARRPPPSALSEAEREQVLQLLNRPEYQDLAPAQVWARELDEGRWWCSESTMYRILRAAGQSGERRSQASHPARTKPELVADAANQVWSWDITKLRGPQKGVWFHLYTVIDIWSRYVVGHLVAAHEDGQLAEALIADAAARERVDADQLTVHADRGAAMTSKTVTQLLTDLKIGRSHSRPKTSNDNPYIEASFKTLKYDPTFPERFGSIQHARQHCEAFYTYYNHEHRHSGVGLHTPASVHHGTAGQIREQRQQTLDAAWAAHPQRFGRRRPRPPRLPDRAWINKPDNSDPEQTTASPVPNQPAAQS
- a CDS encoding FAD-binding oxidoreductase, translating into MTEEAGRFWAVVEDRCPGLLPERDAPLLHASLLRLLEGGDDRAGRLALLRVLGCAYRRFGLRPWHAAAVGGALLPAPGMGWWRAWRLVERAAARVGDGPAWWPVEVIDHDRAAEGVAVLTVRPWRRLPHRAGQALPVCTPRRPGRWRWLSPANVPRRDGTVELHVRAVASGGVSRSLVDEVRPGELLHLGAPQDSGLELVDGGGDLLLVAGGTGLAPLRALVEQVAEAPGGRRVTLIVGARTFADLYDAVALDKLQQAHDWLRIVPAFSDDPEAEPAEQGTAIALATYHHRPGQHVHVCGPPAMLAAARRWLSLAGVPAGRLHLPVIGDR
- a CDS encoding S-4TM family putative pore-forming effector is translated as MTDRTDSLLRRQTEPTMMALLRAMSVCHSRAQRLDALRTSVSVVIAGAGAVVAFIGVSATAVTALGALWAVVNAFGLATWSRGQLRRAATIQEMFDVDLFGLPWNEVAAGKRVTAPEISRLDRAFRGTERYLRDYYEIPELPAPYDVLACQQQSLGWGARLRRRYAYTVLAAVAAWAATGVVYGVLAGLTVAHLLLAWFVPSLGALLLGVEIYRGQRDVAVERDRATAVLHDHITSAIRDPSAATDLLGLARQVQDLLFRTRCGQPRVPDWFFRRFHAADRVDFQSTMTGLDHLLNPG
- a CDS encoding flavoprotein, with product MSEAPVLHLVVCAAPPAQRVGELAELLAADGWRVCLIATPTAASWLDRDALAAQTGHPVRAEWRRPGDPEPHPPAHAAAVVPATFNTLNKWATGASDTLALGVLNELLGTGLPIHVFPRVNAALSAHPAYAPNLKLLRDAGVVVHDGDVLRAPEEMTPSRWAAVVDALRPARRPTTGPVEW
- a CDS encoding DUF6082 family protein, whose translation is MPGLRMVTSLARRSATPTALLLAVLAVLVAVLLTPLGLLWIGDRPGYDWPLLGNVGQAYGAASAILAALALIGVVVSLIVQAREAKAAREQALRALHTDLLKMAIDDPDLLECWGPIEESTDLGWFRKHVYSNLIVTHWQLMWEVDTLSEPHLEVLADQFFKGAAGRRFWAEARGPRMKAETSRRARRFTLVMDRRYQMAVTAGPAADAAAARPAPGDPLPNRPAVHLARGVLLGGGLALAGGYLARRLTTRRDQS
- a CDS encoding DUF6879 family protein; amino-acid sequence: MRDVLRAASAQRMSLPEYEADFYATVETVDGTILKTERLQTFREPGSPSWEAFAAGRWDEALRIAAQPNPELVQFFARLDTLGSGLHRLRIVELPLTPYLIWELNFLRFRAEAGERIRVLDAGAVSETERAHGRIPELMVAGSRAVYDVRYDETGLPVGAEKAVEPRVVEGCRSRILALLDEAEPFESFFYREVDGRTPSTSHL
- a CDS encoding very short patch repair endonuclease, giving the protein MTRSDDGGLLPKDGSKVWVTTAQGSHLRGRRTRDTAPEMALRRAVHALGFRFRLGRTLFNRCRPDLVFPGPRVAVFVNGCFWHGCPQHGPSRFRGPNAEKWETKIATNRARDQRVDNELVEAGWQVIRVWECEVRREAGEAAHRVAVEVRGRSRAATTRQSLVGPTAVGQHPAAG